In the Kribbella sp. NBC_00482 genome, one interval contains:
- a CDS encoding enoyl-CoA hydratase/isomerase family protein, whose product MSEEVLFEQQGQVAVITLNRPAKLNAVTAEMSDALVELARHCNESDDVRAVVLTGAGRAFSAGSDIRELDKYPTPWAFRNRADYCDSLKVLRKPVVAAVDGYALGGGLETALICDIRLASTTASFAAAEVKLGWIGGGGMSALLTHNIGPGNAALMLMTGDPIDASRALSWGLVSEVLEPDALLPRALELATTIASRAPIAVETAKANLSAAMNLPLDQAVAYERDLQTVCFATNDAAEGRAAFADKRAPQFTRS is encoded by the coding sequence ATGAGTGAAGAGGTGCTGTTCGAACAGCAAGGGCAGGTCGCTGTTATCACCCTCAACCGGCCGGCGAAGCTCAATGCGGTCACCGCGGAGATGTCGGATGCGCTGGTCGAGCTGGCTCGGCACTGCAACGAGTCCGACGACGTGCGTGCCGTCGTACTGACGGGGGCCGGGCGGGCGTTCAGTGCCGGATCGGACATCCGGGAGCTCGACAAGTACCCGACCCCGTGGGCGTTCAGGAACCGTGCGGACTACTGCGACTCGCTCAAGGTCCTGCGCAAGCCGGTGGTTGCCGCGGTCGACGGATACGCGCTCGGTGGCGGTCTCGAAACCGCCCTGATCTGCGACATCCGGCTCGCGTCGACGACCGCCAGCTTCGCGGCCGCGGAGGTGAAGCTCGGATGGATCGGCGGTGGCGGCATGTCCGCACTGCTGACCCACAACATCGGGCCGGGCAATGCCGCGCTGATGCTCATGACCGGCGATCCGATCGACGCCTCGCGCGCACTGAGCTGGGGGCTGGTCAGCGAGGTACTGGAGCCGGATGCGCTGCTGCCTCGCGCGCTCGAGCTGGCCACCACGATCGCGTCGCGTGCCCCGATCGCCGTCGAGACCGCGAAGGCGAACCTGTCGGCGGCGATGAACCTGCCGCTCGATCAGGCCGTCGCGTACGAGCGCGACCTTCAGACTGTCTGCTTCGCGACGAACGACGCGGCCGAGGGCCGAGCGGCCTTCGCTGACAAGCGTGCGCCGCAGTTCACCCGTTCGTAG
- a CDS encoding FadR/GntR family transcriptional regulator: MALTDVAIEKIKTMILDGRLKPGDKLPREADLADQLGISRSPLREAVSVLSMLRILDVRRGDGTYVTSLTPDLLLETMSFIIDFHQDSGILDLFEVRRALEPMAAEKAALLMSADDVAELLALTEAVDIDSPVGDVVANDLEFHHRIATAAGNPVLCSLVDSVAGRTHQARTWRAVTQEDSFEQTKREHRAIALAIGDRQPSVAAALSLSHVAGIENWIRRNLGPGATNG, encoded by the coding sequence GTCGCGATCGAGAAGATCAAGACGATGATTCTCGACGGCCGCCTCAAGCCCGGCGACAAGCTGCCTCGCGAGGCGGATCTCGCCGACCAGCTCGGTATTTCGCGGAGCCCGCTGCGCGAGGCGGTCAGCGTGCTGTCGATGCTGCGGATCCTCGACGTACGGCGGGGCGACGGAACCTATGTCACGAGCCTGACGCCCGACCTGCTCCTGGAGACGATGAGCTTCATCATCGACTTCCATCAGGACTCCGGCATCCTCGACCTGTTCGAGGTACGCCGGGCGCTCGAACCGATGGCTGCCGAGAAGGCCGCGCTCCTGATGAGCGCCGACGACGTGGCCGAGCTGCTCGCGCTGACCGAGGCTGTCGACATCGACAGCCCGGTCGGCGATGTGGTGGCGAACGACCTGGAGTTCCATCACCGGATCGCCACGGCCGCGGGCAATCCGGTGTTGTGCTCACTGGTCGACAGCGTCGCCGGACGCACCCACCAGGCCCGCACCTGGCGAGCGGTCACTCAGGAAGACTCCTTCGAGCAGACGAAGCGCGAGCACCGCGCGATCGCCCTCGCGATCGGTGACCGGCAACCGAGCGTCGCCGCCGCGCTGTCGCTGTCGCACGTCGCCGGCATCGAGAACTGGATCCGCCGCAACCTGGGACCCGGCGCTACGAACGGGTGA